The window ATATATAGACAGAATATATGATGGCGCGTATCATGGAATACGATTTGCAACCTCAGCAAAGGGCTGGGGTGTTTTCCATCTCTGGAGGGGTGGTTTTCTTACTCAATATTACAGGAGGTTGTTCCATGAAGCAGTACATTATGTTGTTTTTCTGTTGTTGTACAATCTTTATCCTTGCTGGCTGTAGCACTGTGACCCCGCCTGGCGCTGTTGCCTGTGGTGGGTTTCGTGGTCAGGGGTGCCCGGCTGATCAATATTGCGATTACCCCGAAGGGGCGAACTGCGGCAGGGCGGATGCAACCGGTGTCTGCATGCCTAAGCCGGATGCCTGCATCCAGCAATTCGATCCTGTGTGCGGCTGTGACGGCAAAACCTACAGCAATGATTGCACGGCGGCTGTAGCCGGGGTCTCTGTGGATTACCCAGGAGAGTGCGGTGGGGAGCAGATCGTCTGCGGCGGTATTGGCGGATTCCTCTGCCCGGAGGGAATGCAATGTGTTGATGATCCCGGTGATGACTGTGATCCTGCCCACGGCGGTGCAGATTGCATGGGGATTTGTAAGTAAGTTCGGCAGGTCTTTTCGTCTCTCCTCTCAGGTGAGTTCTGAGGGGGGATAAAGAGATCGCTCATCCCCGCTTTGCCTTATAGCGCAGCCAGAGTTCTTCGAGGATTCCCTTAACGTCTGCCCCAATACCGTAAAATTCGGGTTCCGCCTTGATTTTATCCCATATCACTTTGGCTAGTGACTCCTTATCGCCAATCCCCGCAGGTGCCTTTTCCAACAGCTTGAGCATTTTTTCCTCATCCACAGTATTGAGTAAATCCAAGACCGAGTAGGCCTTTTTCGCCCCTTCCGGGACAAAGCGTTCCACACCCTGTTCCAGGTTGGTGCGCAGGGTGTCGCAATCCACGCTCAGAGAGGGATCATCCGGGAGTGGGATGCGCTCGCTCACCTTCAAGCCTTCAAAGCCCCCATTAATTTCCCGCAGGGTGAGCATAATCACGGTGAGGAAGGCCTTGGGCTGGGTGCCGGTGACCGCGATATGGATGGTCCGGGCCTCGTTGTCCGCCCGGACCACCGCCGTGGCCTCCAGCAGGGGATGCTCCAGCACCACTCCGGTGCGCCAGCGCAGTCTGTCCTTGATCTCTTTATGCCGCTTGACAATAAAACGGGGCATGACAGAAGGGGGCAGGAAGTCCTTGTACTCCAGAAGGAAACGGAGCGCACCGTCTTCAGCAAAGGTGAACTCCGGTTCGGAGACCTCCAGCAGGTCCGGGATAAGCACCTCGCCGTCTTCCAGCTCATAACACAGCTCGAACTTCTTCATCAGCTCGATGAAAAAGCCGTGATCCCGCCACTGGTATCGGTAGGTGTCGCCTTCCTGAAAGCGGAGGATCTGCCGCAGATCATCCTTGCGGAACAGGCCGTTGCGCTCGGCAATGGAGGGGGCATTGATAATCTTATACACGGCCTCGGTCACCCATTTAGGGTCCAGGACATGATTATCCGCCAGATCGAACTCGGTAAAGTGGATGACGATACCCAGATCGTGGAGAAAGTCCACCAGTACTTGCTGACTGATCTCGCCTGACACCCCGGCCTCCCGGCACAGGGCCTCGCAGGCTTCATAGCTGATGCAGGGATCGTTCAGCTCCTCCAGCCGCTCCTTTGCCCGGAACCAACTTTCCGGCCATTCATTGCGGGTCAGCGGTACTTTGGACAGCTCCTCCTCCAGGGCCTGGCGGAAGTCCCGGATGCCATTGCCTGTGCGGCAGGATGTGCGGAAGAAGTCCACGATAAAGGGGTATTTCTTCTTGAGAAAAGGGCGGTTGAGATCAAAGCCGGGATTGGTGTCGTACTTGTTCAGCACCACCAGCACCGGTGAGCCGCCACCGAAGCTCTCTATATAGCGCAGCCAGTACTCGGGCCGCTCGTCCCTCCTGCCGTCCAAGACCAGGACATAGAGGCTGCGGCGGGAGAGGAAAAACTGGTGGGTGGCGTGCATGATCTCCTGACCGCCAAAGTCCCAGAGGTTGCAGCGCAGTCCTTGGGCGCCGGTTTTGAGCTTCCAGGGTTTGATGCGGATGCCGTGGGTGGTTTCCTCGTTGGTGTTGAAGCGCTCCTCCCGGAGACAGCGGGTGAGTGAGGTCTTACCGGATGCGCCTTCACCGACCAGGATGACCTTGACCTCGCTGACTGTGCGGGTGCCCTCTTTGGCAGAGGCGAAGTATTCGCGGATGGCTTCGATGCCCTGGACGGCGAGTTCATAGGGTGGGGAGGTGAGGGGGTTGTCGTTAAGAAGAAGCTCTTCTAACTCAGGGAACTGTGCGATTTCAGGGGGGAGGGAGGCAAGCAGGTTGCCCGTAAGCCAAAGCCTGGTGAGCTTGTTTAGCTGAAAGACTTGAGGAGGTAGAGAGGAAAGATAGTTGTCGACGAGTCCAAGTGTGGTGAGATTGGCTAGTTGACCGATTTCTGGAGGCAGCTCGGTAAGGTGGTTATTGATGAGTCCAAGCGAGGTAAGGTCAGTCAGTTGACCTATCTCCGGCGGTAGCTCGGTAAGCTGGTTGCTCCAGAGGTCAAGCTCGGTGAGCTTGGTAAGCTGAACTATTTCCGGTGGCAGCTTGGTAAGCTGATTAGAGTTGAGGTTAAGCCCTGTCAGGTTCTTCAGCTCGAAGAACTCTGGTGGTAAGCTGGCAAGCTGGTTGCCGGAGAGATTAAGCTCGGTGAGATTAGTGAGCTGAAAGAGTTCTGGCGGTAGGCTGGTAAGCTGGTTGCCGGTGAGGAAAAGCTCGGTGAGATTAGTGAGCTGAAAGAGTTCCGGCGGCAGCGAGGAACGCTCGTTGATATCGAGGCCAAGAGTAGTCAGATTAGTCAGTTTAGAGAGATCTGGTGGTAATTCGGTAAGCTGGTTTTGTCCAAGATCAAGCGATGTAATACTCTTCAGTTTAAAGAGTTCCGGCGGCAGACTGGAAAGCTCGTTGAAGCTGAGGTCAAGCACAGTCAGATTCTTTACCTGAAAGAGTTCCGGCGGCAGCTCTGTTAACCCTTCCATGCTAAGGTCAAGCTCCGTTGCCCCGGTCTCCCTTGCCTCCTCAATCCTCCGCAACGCCTCTTCATACCCCATCGCCTGTTCCTCCCTTTCCTGTTTTTCCCCTGACCCGTCGGCGCACACCGCGCCGTGCCCCTACAAAATCCCATCATACCAACAATCCGCCCATCACCGCAATCCGCAGGGGTGAAAAAAGCATCGGGCGATGTAAAGGAAAAGTATCGCTCGAAGGAAGGGAAGAGTATCGTACGAGGGAATGAGAGAGCATCGAGCGAGGAAAAGAAAAACCTTCGTACGAGGAAAAGAAAGAGCGTGCAGGCATGCTCTCAAAGAGGATGCAGGCATGCTCCCAAAGAGGATGCATACATGCTCCGCAAGAGGATACCAGTATGGAGGAAAAAAGGAGTGTCCGAATGAGCAGGGCGAGTTTCTGGAATGCAATAAGGAGAGAAAACAGGGTGGGGAGAGCAGGGAAGGGGACATGCCCACCGGGCGGCACGGCATGTCCGTACCCTTGCCCCAACGGGGCTATATCCACCAGCGCAGGGTAACACCCTGTGCGAACCTACGTAAATCTCGCTACGATTTCGCATCGTACCAATAATATATACATTCCCGCAAGCAATACGGGTGATTATCTTGACACGCTTTCTGTGCGGGCGTACAATTACTCTGTAATCTTTTTAGTAAAATGCAGAATGTGATGAGGTGACTATGGAAACGATTTCAATACAGGGCGTGGATGAACAGCTCTCGGCTCTGCTCAAGCAGCAGGCTGCAAAAGCACGGACAAGCGTGAATCAGTTTATTCTGGATACCCTGAAAAAACATGTTGGTCTTGAACAGGAAAAAGAAGCCACCTGGGATGACTTGGACCATCTCTTCGGTTCCTGGTCAGAAGAAGAATTCACTACCATTCAGGGAACAATCAGCTCGGCAAGGCAGATTGACCCGGAGCTGTGGTCGTGAGCGGCATACTGATTGACACCAATATCTATTCGGAAGCAATGCGGGGGAATGCCGAGGTCGTTGCTACCCTGCGTCGGGTTCCGCATATCGGTTTTTCCTCTATATCCGTCGGTGAGCTGCTTTCCGGTTTCAAAGCAGGGAACAGAGAAGAGAAGAATAGGCGGGAGTTGTCCGCTTTTCTTCAATCACCACGGGTAATGCTGTTTACGGTGGATGAAATGACCGCTGATCAGTACAGCTCTGTTCATTATCAGCTCAGGAAACAAGGCACACCTATTCCGACCAATGACATCTGGATTGCTGCGATCGCCCTCCAGCACGGCTTACCCATCTACACACTGGATAAACATTTCAGGAAGGTTGACGGCCTGATATTCCACGTGTCCGGGCACTGACTGCTCTCTGGTTACCTCTCAATATTTTTGTAACTCACCCCCGCGATAAATCACCGGGCTATTATCGTTTCTCCCTACGGGAGAGAAACAGCGTCCCATAGAAATTGCACGAAATGGACCGATGTTTCAACGCCGGTTGAGCTGAAGCGTGGTGATAGCCGGATGAAGAATATTTTTTGCTGAGAAGAGGCGCTACAGGAGGGAAGAAAGAAGGGAAGGGGACATGCCGACCGGGCGGCACGGCATGTCCTCTGCGGGAGCAGTACTAGTTCTGCTGATAGTACTGGTATCCCTGACCCTTATACCCCTGGTACTGATAGTAGTACGGGCGTTCCTGCTGGCCGCAGGTTGTGCAAGGTTTGGGTTCCGGTTTTGGTTCTGGTTTTTCCGGCTTGTCATACTTGGTGCAACGCTCGCCAGCCCAATGAACCAAGTAATCCCATTGGTCCTTGGTTACCTTCTTGCCGTATCCGATGGTCTGGAAGTTGTCGGCTAAAAAGAGCATTGCCGCACGAGCGGTGGAACCGCCGTACCAACCGTCAATTTCGCCGGAGCAGTAACCCAGGGCGCGGAGCATGCACTGGAGTTTACGTACCTGCTGGCGCTTGTCCCTTCTGCTGCCAGGGAAGCCATCACGGAACTGGAGTTCTGTGTCGGGGTCAATGCTTGGCGGAGCCGGGGTCTGTGCTTGTCCGCAAGATTGACAAGTGGTGCAGGGGGTGCGGCTGTAACCTGTGCCCGTAAAGACGAGCACGGTGAGCATAACAACCGCACAACCAATGATCCTGTGCAATGTTTTTCCGTTCTTCATCGTTGAACCTCATAAAAAAATAACGTTAGTTTGTTGTGTCCTGTCTTGTTGCTGTGCATCCAGGCAGGAAACAACCCTCAGTGGTGCTTTGTCCTGCTATACTCTGTATACTGCTTTTTTCTGTTCTACACATTATTGGGGCTGCTCAGGCTGTCCATGTGTTTTTTGATGGCCCCGGCCCATACCTGATAGCCTCGGGTTGACAGGTGTACTCCGTCATGAAGAAAACCCGGCTTGGTCACAGGCAGGCATTGCTCGGTAAAAGGAGTTGTCGTGTCAAGGAAATGACAACCGCTTTGTTGCGCCACCTCGCGGAGTTCCTTGTTGGCCGCTGTGATGGATTCCTGGGTAAGGCCACGTAGCTGCATGGGCATGATAGAGTTCAGGGTAATGCTGCTCTGCGGGCAGAGATCAATAAGTCTTGGTAACATGCTGCCCAGGATGACAGGGAAGTAGGGGCTGCCCATGAGCAGGTTATTGGTCCCTGTCATAATCAGGATATACTCCGGTTCTTCCCCAGCGTCAACAACTGCGTCAATCTCGCTGACCAGCCGGGCTGAAAGTTCTTCGGTATGTTCTCCGGCAATACCGCGATTAATAACCTGAAAGTCAGGGAGAAGGCTCGCCCAATCCCCCCATTCGACCAGTGAATCGCCGAGCATGAGCAGGGTCTTTGTGGTGTGCGCTGTCATGTATGCTTAAGTTCCTGCTTTTACCTTAGCTGCGACCTTCTCATAATATAGTGTCGATGGAGGAAATCGCAAAAATGTAAAAAACGTTTCCGGGGAGAAGGCCGGGGGCCTGCCCTTATTTGTTAAATGGTGGTACTTTTTCAGAAAGTTTCTAGTCAAGGGATACAGAATAACAACTTGAAAGTCAAGTGAATTTTTGTTTTAACACAAGGGGTGTTGTTGTTGGGCGCTATAAGAGGGAAATAGAAAAAATGCTCACAGGATTGAAAAGGGCTGTCTGTGTCACATTGTGACATGCTGTAGAAAAGAATTATTAGTATTTTGATTTATATTGAATTGGTTGGGAATAAATCTCCTTCGTAAAAGCCTCTTGTTTGAGCTGCACAAATCTGTGAGTCGTTTCTTACGAAAATGAAATTCACCTTGAAAAAGAAACAAAAAAAGAATAGAATGGCCTTTTATTATCAAAAGGAGTTACTATCAAACAATCAATAAACCGGCCCTCTTGTGTTTGCCGGTTTGCTGTATGTGGGCAGTGAAAATGGTCACATACGGACTCTTTGAAGGAGCAGCCATGAGCGCAAAAATCATCAGCGGAACCGAAACCGCAAAGGCGATAAGGGAAGAACTGAAGAAGGAAGTTGCCGAGCTGGCGGATAAGGTGGTTCCGGGGCTGGTTACTATTCTGGTTGGCGAAGATCCCGCTTCTCAGTCCTACGTTGCAGCCAAGAATAAAACCGCCCATGCCTTGGGAATTCATTCCGAGCAGGTTACTCTGGATGCCGAGACCAGCGAGGAAGACCTTCTGGCTCTGGTGGAAAAATATAATAACGATGAAAAAATTCACGGAATTTTAGTGCAGTTGCCCTTGCCAAAGCATATTGATGAGGCTAAGGTTCTCAATACTATTAATCCTGATAAAGATGTTGATGGCTTCCACCCGATGAACGTGGGGCGTATGGTCCTGGGTGAAAAATGTTTCCTGCCCTGCACCCCGCATGGTGTACTGGAGCTGCTTGCACGCACTGGTGTAGAGACCTCAGGCGCTGAGGTGGTGGTTGTCGGTCGTTCTAATATTGTTGGTAAGCCGGTAGCTAACCTGATGCTGCAAAAACGTGAGGCTGGTAATGCCACCGTGACCCTCTGCCACACCCGAACCAAGGATATGGATTACCATACCAAACGGGCTGATATTTTGATCGTTGCCGCCGGTGTACCTAATATGATCAAGGCGGATCAGGTCAAAGAAGGCGTGGTTGTTATTGATGTAGGTGTGAACCGCATCGGAGTCACCGAGTCCGGCAAGGCCAAACTGGCCGGTGATGTGGAGTTCGAGTCAGTGAAAGAAAAGGCCGCTGCTATCACCCCGGTACCCGGTGGTGTTGGTCCCATGACCATTACCATGCTGATGAAAAATACCGTACAGTCCGCCAAGCAGTTTGCCGGATTGGCGTAAGGGATTTGTAGGGGCAGGCCCCTGTGTCTATCCGATAGGCAAGGGCGAACACAGGGGGGCGCCCCTACGAAATAAATGAGGAAGAAAGGATATGGAAGCAGGTCGTTGTTAGGATGCTTGCTTGCAGATTTCAGTTTTTGAGGAGACCGTACTATGGCTAAGCCTAATCGCTGCGAAAGCTGTAACGATATAACCGCCAGCTCAACACGCGACCTGCTGAATCAGGATCTTGCCAAGCAGGTTCGTACCGCCTATGACCGTATTGAGGACCGGGGGATGTCCGCCTGTCTGTTCGGCTCAGGAGGTACCTGCTGCCGTAACTGCAATATGGGACCCTGTCAGATCATTGACGGCGTTGAATCTATGGTCGGAATCTGCGGCGCCACAGCGGATACGGTTGCGGCCCGAAATTTCGCCCGCGTGGTTGCCGGAGGGGCAGCAGCCCATACTGATCATGCCCGCGAAATGGTGCGCGGTTTCATTGCCACGGCAAAAGGGGAAACGCCACATGAGATCAAAGATGTGGCAAAATTGCATGAGATGGCTCAGCTCTTTGGCATAGAGACCGAGGACCGGGACAAGAATGAGATTGCTATTGAGCTGGGCGAGCGTGCCTTAGCAGAATTTGGGAAGCAGGACAGTGCGCCGCTGACCATGCTCAAGCGGGCTCCGGAAAAACAGCAGAAGATCTGGAAAGAGCAGGGCGTTGAGCCGCGCTCAGTGGATCGCGAAGTGGTGGAGATGATGCACCGTACCCATATGGGGGTGGATCAGGAATATCATAATATCATGAAGCAGGCCAGCCGTTGTTCTCTGGCTGACGGTTGGGGCGCTTCCATGCTGTCCACCGAGCTGACCGATATTATGTTCGGTACCCCGGTACCAAAACGCGCTATTATTGATCTCGGTGTACTCCGGGAGGATATGGTCAACGTCACAGTTCATGGACATGAGCCCCTGTTGGCGGAGTCCCTCTGCCTGGCTGCTGAAGACGAGGAAATGCTGGCTCTGGCCAAGAAAGCCGGTGCAGCTGGTATTAATCTGGCCGGTGTTTGTTGTACCGGTAACGAGATCCTGATGCGGCGCGGTATCCCGGTTGCGGGTTCCTTTATCCAGCAGGAAATGGTGCTGGCCACTGGTGCAGTCGAGGCTATGGTTGTGGATGTACAGTGTGTTATGCAGTCCGTTGCCCAGGTGGTAAAGGGCATGCACACCGATATCATCACCACCAATTACCGGGCTAAAATGCCCGATGGTATCCATATCCAGTTTGATGAGCATGATGCCTATAACTCTGCCAAGCAGATCCTGACCCATGCCATTGCCAACTTCAAGAAGCGGGGCCAGTACTATATCCCCACAGATAAGAAATTCGATGTGGTTGTTGGTTTTTCCCATGAGACCATCAACTACATGCTCGGTGGTCGCTTCCGTCAGTCCTATCGTCCACTGAACGACAACATTATCAACGGTCGCATCCGGGGTGTTGGAGCCTTGGTTGGTTGCGAGCATTATAAGCATTCCGATGATGTTCATTTTGAAATCGCCAAAGAGCTGATCAAGAATAACGTCTTGGTGCTGGCCACCGGTTGTGCGGCCCAAGCCCTGGGAAAACGAGGCCTGATGCGCCCGGAAGCAGCCACAGAGTATGCCGGAGACGGACTGCGTGAGGTCTGTGAGACCGTGGGTATGCCGCCGGTACTGCATGTGGGGTCCTGCGTGGATAACTCCCGCCTCCTTATCGCCCTGACCGCTATGGTCAAGGAAGGTGGCTTGGGAGATGATATCGCTGATTTGCCAGCAGTAGGTTCTGCACCTCTGTGGATGAGTGAAAAAGCAGTGGCCATTGGTCAGTACTTTGTTGCCAGTGGTGCCCATGTTATCTTCCAGGATTTGCCCATTAGCGGAGCCAAGAAATTCTCTGACTATCTTCTCAAGGAGATCAAAGAAGAATTCGGTGCCTGCTGGGGTGTTGCCAGCGAGCCGATGGATATTGCCAAGGCCATGATCGCAGCCATTGATGAAAAACGTGAGGCCTTGGGTATCAATAAGAAGAAAGAGCGTGTTCTCATGGATATGGCCATGCGTCGTGATCTGGAGGCAGGCAAAGGTCTGGCCGGTGCCGGTTGCGGCGGTCAATGATACGGACGGCTGTGTAGGGGCGAATCCCTGTGTTCGCCCCAAGTAAAATGGCAAGGTAGTCCGAGATGTCCCCTACAGAATAATAAGTGATTGCAATCAAGGATATTGGTTATGGAAATGACCGTGAAATGTAAATTTGAATACGAAGTTTCTGGAAAAATTGAATCTGGAGAGACCGTATCCCGATCCGGTGAAACGGAGCTGGTTCGGTCAATGGATATTGAGGACGATGTTGAACCTGAGATGCTTTATTCTGAAGCAGTTCAAGCTGCTCTTCAAGATTTTTGGTATTTTGAACTTAGCAAAAACGGGCAATCTTATACTTTCCCTGACGATCTCACGGTATCAATTCGTAACTTGACTGATTTGACAGACTACGGGGATGAATGATCTGGTTGGGTCATAAGATGATACGGACTATGAACAATCTCTGCCCGCAGGGCGGATCAGGTATAGAGGAGGATTGATGAAATCGGGGAGCAATTTGGAGCGGGTGCTCAGGAGCGGCGCATTTGCCGTGACCGGTGAGCTGGGACCGCCAAAGAACAGTGACCCTGATGTGGTCAGAAAGAAGGCAAGGATACTGAAAGGCAATGTGGATGCGGTCAATATTACCGACTGCCAGACCGCAATCGTCCGGATGTCATCTATCGGGGCCGGGCTCCTGACCCAGGCCGAAGGCGTGGAGCCGGTGATTCAGATGACCTGTCGGGACAGAAACCGAATCGGTATGCAGTCGGACCTGCTGGCTGCCTCTGCACTGGGATTGAAAAATCTGCTCTGCCTGACCGGCGATCATCAGAAATTCGGGAACCATCCCGGAGCAAAAGGCGTTTTTGATATGGATTCCATCCAGCTGCTCGGCATGATCCGGGATATGCGGGACGGAAAAAAATTTCAATGCGGTGAGGAAATAAAAGGAAAAGGGCCGGACCTCTTCCTTGGTGCCGCAGCCAATCCTTTTGCCTATCCCTATGAGTTCCGTGCCGTGCGCATGGGAAAAAAGATCGCCAATGGTGCTGATTTTATCCAGACCCAGATCATCTATAACGTAGAACGTTTTGCCGAATTCATGAAGACGGCCCGCGAGCTTGGCCTGCATGAAAAGGCATATATCCTTGCCGGTGTAACCCCGCCCAAATCCCTGGGTATGGCCCGCTACATGAAGAAGTTCGTTCCAGGGATGGATGTAACCGATGATGTTATCAAGCGGATGCAGGGGGCAAAGGATAAGAAGCAGGAAGGAATTAATATTTGTGTTGATATCATCAACCAGGTAAAAGAGATTCCCGGAGTGGCCGGTGTTCATGTCATGGCTATTGAGTGGGAAGAGGCGGTTCCTGAGATTTGTGAAAAAGCGGGCCTGCTCCCGCGTCCGACCTTTGATGAAGAGACGGCAGATGTACCTGAGACCACAGCAGCAGTGAGCGAGACCATTGAGGTGAAGACTCCTGCAGCTCAGGGTGCTGCTGATGATATTCTGGAACAAGCCAAGGCCGAAGCTGAGAAGATTATAGCTGCTGCCCGGACCGAAGCTGCTGCTTTCTCAGCACAGGCTGCTCAGTCCGGCGAAGCGACAACGGAAACTGCTGCCGCCAGTGGACAAGCGGCAGATGATGCAGGAGAACATGCGATGAATGAAAATGGACGCCGTGCGGCGTTGGAATCAGTCAAACAGGGCTTGGAGGCCTTGAAGAAGGCCTACGGCCTGAGTGATGATCAGTTTAATGCCCTGCTGAATTTTATGGATGCAGCAGCCGTGTTGAATAAAGAACCGGCGGGAGCGCCCCAACAACCTGCCGGAGCAAGTCCTGCACCTGCTGCTCCTGCTACCCCGGTAGTTGAAGCAAAACCTGATGAGAGCGCGGCCAAAGCTGAGGCGGAGGCCAAGGCAAAAGCAGAAGCAGCTGCGAAGGCGGAAGCCGAGGCCAAGGTCAAAGCAGAGGCGGAAGCAAAGGCCAAAGCGGAAGCTACTGCGAAGGCAGAGGCAGAAGCCAAGGTCAAAGCAGAGGCTGAGGCAAAAGCGAAGGAAGA is drawn from Candidatus Electrothrix aestuarii and contains these coding sequences:
- a CDS encoding peptidoglycan-binding domain-containing protein — its product is MKNGKTLHRIIGCAVVMLTVLVFTGTGYSRTPCTTCQSCGQAQTPAPPSIDPDTELQFRDGFPGSRRDKRQQVRKLQCMLRALGYCSGEIDGWYGGSTARAAMLFLADNFQTIGYGKKVTKDQWDYLVHWAGERCTKYDKPEKPEPKPEPKPCTTCGQQERPYYYQYQGYKGQGYQYYQQN
- a CDS encoding COR domain-containing protein, producing MGYEEALRRIEEARETGATELDLSMEGLTELPPELFQVKNLTVLDLSFNELSSLPPELFKLKSITSLDLGQNQLTELPPDLSKLTNLTTLGLDINERSSLPPELFQLTNLTELFLTGNQLTSLPPELFQLTNLTELNLSGNQLASLPPEFFELKNLTGLNLNSNQLTKLPPEIVQLTKLTELDLWSNQLTELPPEIGQLTDLTSLGLINNHLTELPPEIGQLANLTTLGLVDNYLSSLPPQVFQLNKLTRLWLTGNLLASLPPEIAQFPELEELLLNDNPLTSPPYELAVQGIEAIREYFASAKEGTRTVSEVKVILVGEGASGKTSLTRCLREERFNTNEETTHGIRIKPWKLKTGAQGLRCNLWDFGGQEIMHATHQFFLSRRSLYVLVLDGRRDERPEYWLRYIESFGGGSPVLVVLNKYDTNPGFDLNRPFLKKKYPFIVDFFRTSCRTGNGIRDFRQALEEELSKVPLTRNEWPESWFRAKERLEELNDPCISYEACEALCREAGVSGEISQQVLVDFLHDLGIVIHFTEFDLADNHVLDPKWVTEAVYKIINAPSIAERNGLFRKDDLRQILRFQEGDTYRYQWRDHGFFIELMKKFELCYELEDGEVLIPDLLEVSEPEFTFAEDGALRFLLEYKDFLPPSVMPRFIVKRHKEIKDRLRWRTGVVLEHPLLEATAVVRADNEARTIHIAVTGTQPKAFLTVIMLTLREINGGFEGLKVSERIPLPDDPSLSVDCDTLRTNLEQGVERFVPEGAKKAYSVLDLLNTVDEEKMLKLLEKAPAGIGDKESLAKVIWDKIKAEPEFYGIGADVKGILEELWLRYKAKRG
- a CDS encoding Kazal-type serine protease inhibitor domain-containing protein; this translates as MKQYIMLFFCCCTIFILAGCSTVTPPGAVACGGFRGQGCPADQYCDYPEGANCGRADATGVCMPKPDACIQQFDPVCGCDGKTYSNDCTAAVAGVSVDYPGECGGEQIVCGGIGGFLCPEGMQCVDDPGDDCDPAHGGADCMGICK
- a CDS encoding antitoxin, which produces METISIQGVDEQLSALLKQQAAKARTSVNQFILDTLKKHVGLEQEKEATWDDLDHLFGSWSEEEFTTIQGTISSARQIDPELWS
- a CDS encoding type II toxin-antitoxin system VapC family toxin yields the protein MSGILIDTNIYSEAMRGNAEVVATLRRVPHIGFSSISVGELLSGFKAGNREEKNRRELSAFLQSPRVMLFTVDEMTADQYSSVHYQLRKQGTPIPTNDIWIAAIALQHGLPIYTLDKHFRKVDGLIFHVSGH
- a CDS encoding GDSL-type esterase/lipase family protein yields the protein MTAHTTKTLLMLGDSLVEWGDWASLLPDFQVINRGIAGEHTEELSARLVSEIDAVVDAGEEPEYILIMTGTNNLLMGSPYFPVILGSMLPRLIDLCPQSSITLNSIMPMQLRGLTQESITAANKELREVAQQSGCHFLDTTTPFTEQCLPVTKPGFLHDGVHLSTRGYQVWAGAIKKHMDSLSSPNNV
- a CDS encoding acetyl-CoA decarbonylase/synthase complex subunit delta, which encodes MKSGSNLERVLRSGAFAVTGELGPPKNSDPDVVRKKARILKGNVDAVNITDCQTAIVRMSSIGAGLLTQAEGVEPVIQMTCRDRNRIGMQSDLLAASALGLKNLLCLTGDHQKFGNHPGAKGVFDMDSIQLLGMIRDMRDGKKFQCGEEIKGKGPDLFLGAAANPFAYPYEFRAVRMGKKIANGADFIQTQIIYNVERFAEFMKTARELGLHEKAYILAGVTPPKSLGMARYMKKFVPGMDVTDDVIKRMQGAKDKKQEGINICVDIINQVKEIPGVAGVHVMAIEWEEAVPEICEKAGLLPRPTFDEETADVPETTAAVSETIEVKTPAAQGAADDILEQAKAEAEKIIAAARTEAAAFSAQAAQSGEATTETAAASGQAADDAGEHAMNENGRRAALESVKQGLEALKKAYGLSDDQFNALLNFMDAAAVLNKEPAGAPQQPAGASPAPAAPATPVVEAKPDESAAKAEAEAKAKAEAAAKAEAEAKVKAEAEAKAKAEATAKAEAEAKVKAEAEAKAKEEAEKKAAAEAAAKAEAEKKAAEAAKAEEKAKAAPAAAPSDLDVPALSTDETPFAERVTKVPASSYAMNYSGSIREVSLGNGDKAVTVGGSSSLPFHLFEGELGNKPLIAMEIMDSRPDNWPATLTKYFDDVMDSPVDWAKKCIDVYKADALNIWLNGTDPNGANRSAADAAKDAAAVIEAVDVPIIIWGCGNAEKDTETLREVTSLIGDKKVCLAPLEDANYRAIGATAMAFQHPMVAASPIDVNLAKQLNILLENLGVPLDTVMMDPSVGALGYGIEYTYSVMERIRIAALTQKDEKLQVPLICNLGREVWKAKEVGLPSDDMLGDQENRGIMMEAITASCMLMAGGEVLIMRHPKAVNMTKALINGLAG
- the folD gene encoding bifunctional methylenetetrahydrofolate dehydrogenase/methenyltetrahydrofolate cyclohydrolase FolD, whose amino-acid sequence is MSAKIISGTETAKAIREELKKEVAELADKVVPGLVTILVGEDPASQSYVAAKNKTAHALGIHSEQVTLDAETSEEDLLALVEKYNNDEKIHGILVQLPLPKHIDEAKVLNTINPDKDVDGFHPMNVGRMVLGEKCFLPCTPHGVLELLARTGVETSGAEVVVVGRSNIVGKPVANLMLQKREAGNATVTLCHTRTKDMDYHTKRADILIVAAGVPNMIKADQVKEGVVVIDVGVNRIGVTESGKAKLAGDVEFESVKEKAAAITPVPGGVGPMTITMLMKNTVQSAKQFAGLA
- the cooS gene encoding anaerobic carbon-monoxide dehydrogenase catalytic subunit; the protein is MAKPNRCESCNDITASSTRDLLNQDLAKQVRTAYDRIEDRGMSACLFGSGGTCCRNCNMGPCQIIDGVESMVGICGATADTVAARNFARVVAGGAAAHTDHAREMVRGFIATAKGETPHEIKDVAKLHEMAQLFGIETEDRDKNEIAIELGERALAEFGKQDSAPLTMLKRAPEKQQKIWKEQGVEPRSVDREVVEMMHRTHMGVDQEYHNIMKQASRCSLADGWGASMLSTELTDIMFGTPVPKRAIIDLGVLREDMVNVTVHGHEPLLAESLCLAAEDEEMLALAKKAGAAGINLAGVCCTGNEILMRRGIPVAGSFIQQEMVLATGAVEAMVVDVQCVMQSVAQVVKGMHTDIITTNYRAKMPDGIHIQFDEHDAYNSAKQILTHAIANFKKRGQYYIPTDKKFDVVVGFSHETINYMLGGRFRQSYRPLNDNIINGRIRGVGALVGCEHYKHSDDVHFEIAKELIKNNVLVLATGCAAQALGKRGLMRPEAATEYAGDGLREVCETVGMPPVLHVGSCVDNSRLLIALTAMVKEGGLGDDIADLPAVGSAPLWMSEKAVAIGQYFVASGAHVIFQDLPISGAKKFSDYLLKEIKEEFGACWGVASEPMDIAKAMIAAIDEKREALGINKKKERVLMDMAMRRDLEAGKGLAGAGCGGQ